GCCACCACGTCGGTTACGTCATTTGTTGCAACAAGCTGTTGAATTACAATCGACACGTTGCGATTTTCACGATATGGCCTTCAAAACGAATTTACAAAATGTATCATTACTTAGCGATCATACTTGCGATACCGATGGCTTTCCAATGCAAACCATACAAGTTCTCACCGATCATTGTGATGAGGTGTGGTATTGTAAATTCTCTCCGGATGGTTTAAAATTAGCAACAGGCAGTAAAGATTCCACAGTTATTATATGGGATGTAGATCCATACAAATTTACATTAAAACATCGCACCATACTCGAGGCACAATCAAATATAAGTGTAGCATTTGTTAGCTGGAGTCCAGACTCGAAATTGTTGTTAGTTGGTGGCCCAGACGATACGCCAGAAATTGGTATATGGAATGTTGATGATGGCAAGTTGGTgctaaaaatgtcacaatcggtTGATGACAGTTTATCTTGTGGTGCTTTTAATCGCGATGGTACACGCTTCGTTTGCGGTGGCCAAAAGGGACAATTTTATTTGTGTGACTTGAGTGGCACTATACTCAATACGTGGGAAGGTGTACGCATTAATAGCGTAGCTTATCGCGCCGACAATAAGACTATAATAGCATCCGATAATCATTATCGTATAAGAGGGTGAGTAATGAGTGGacggtttttttttgtaatattttaagttatttttgaaAAGGGTTGTCATTCATCatgtcatatatatatatgaaatttgAATTAATGTCGCTTAAGATGGAAACTCTTTAATTTCGTACCTTTTGACCAACTCCCAGCTAAGTTAGGCTGAACTGGTCACTGCCTGAGGGCCTCACAAGACTGAAtgggtccatagtgttaccagaagtttgcttaacgCCCAAACTGAATgaccctatcagaaaccaggcgctaggcagtcggttctatgtaccggagcgactcggggatttttcccgaccaaggactgtcatttcagtgtgaccccatttaatttgtctcgtccctcccacaaattgtcatcctcccagcagctccttgcagcaggactgctacatattctcttactccgggaaggtatcgaacccaatccgggtccgtctcctgaccccggtcctgagaaatggttttgctgcatttgccagaaaagaatctttttaggacggtcatactctgttcagtgtgtctcgtgcaagggatggttgcatcggacaggttgttctgtgcttgatcccaaaacccgacgtccacgtaacttttataaatcttttgtggctccttgctgctcacgcccaagggcgtcccgtagtctacgcctaagcgtatccccactaccttccagcagcttcgctgctcagcaagccacaacaagtacccgctgctgctcgcgccccacggcgccaacaactccaagatgttctggtctccgcgacggcaacccctcgacgggtttcatcgcgccatgttgccaggtcgcaaacccaaatcatccgggtaccccaatgcttgcccaagggcgcccagtcccaaggccacaacagcaattgcgtcctggccttccacaaccaaggcgtagtcacccgtcacttacccctagagtggcggcgtcacccctcatgcacttcagaattctgcagttaaactgtaatggactaactgggaagattacggagatagtcgatttcatgaagcggctcaacatccgcattgctgcgattcaagagactaaactcacagcaagatctgcattgcagacctgctctggttataatgtccacaggaaagaccgcgagagcggaaatggaggcggcctcgcgtttattatacaccactctgtgcaatattatatatttgatcctggcatcgaccgcagggacaatgtcttagaacgtcaaggcctatctgtccggtcaggcgatgcaaatctagaaatcatcaacatctacatccctcctgtcacctgttgccccagtggataccgccctaatatcgaggccttactcactggcaacaatcgcattatcttaggcgatttcaatgcccatcacgacctatggcattcaaacttgcgggcggacagtaggggtgagatgttggcggatcaaatagacgaaacgacgttctgcacaataaacggagacgcccccacacgtatggtaggaagctgtcataggtcgccagatatctcaatcgtgagcgcagaactcgtaaactgcgtcaactggcagccgatggtaacattggcatccgaccacctgcccatacttatttcgttcgagcgtaccgccgacttcatcgtcaccgaaaaacgcacttacaTAAACTTcataaaaggaaagtgggaagaatataaatctgcaacagacagcagctttgctgccctccctatcccgactgatgcccgccaaggggagcgtgccttccgtaaggtcattgaatccgcctcggcacatttcattcccgccgggagaattcccgaaatccggccccacttcccggcggaggccgcgagcttagcgagggaacgcgaccttataagacagcttgatccaggcgacccccaaataagggatataaaccaacgcatcagattgcttgtggacgaacacaagcgggcgaaatgggaagagcacctaagaggttgtaacctctctaccggtgtaggtaaactttggtccaccgtaaagtccctatcgaatccgactaagcacaaagacaaagtttccatcgcctttggcgataaggtgctgtcggatacgaaaaaatgcgcgagcgctttctgccgacaatatataatgcatcctacggtcgacaaagatagacggagagccaatagacacgcacataaacacaaattcagcgcgtcaccaattaccatcaccgctagagaggttgaggacgccattggtcgcgctaaaccatccaaagcagtgggtccagacggcatagccatgccgatgcttaaaaacctagggaaagagggtttcaaatatttagcgcatgtcttcaacctgtctctttccacctttgtcatacccgagaaatggaaaatggccaaggtggtcccgctactaaagcctggtaaaccagctaacataggagagtcgtatcgtccgatatctctcctatcgccagtggcaaagacgcttgaagccattttgctccctcatttccaagcacatttgcagctagcccctcatcagcatggtttcagaaaactccatagctctacctccgcgctaaatgtcattagcacccagataaattgcggtttgaatcaatacccccaccatagaacagtactcgtagcgctagacctatcaaaagcttttgatacggtcaaccatggctcgttactgcaagacctggaagggtctacccttcccccatgtcttaaaaggtggaccgcaaactatctgggtggtcggcaggcatcggtgcaattcagaaacaggagagaattaaacaaggggtgccacagggtggtgtcctatccccgattttgtttaatttctacatatctaagctaccttcaccaccggaaggagtcacaatcgtttcctacgccgatgactgcacaataatggccacaggcccaggcccagagatcgatgagctatgcaataaaataaacggctatctccctgatctctccagttttttcgcctcgcgaaacctggcattgtcaccgactaaatcttccgcgaccttatttacaacatggacgccccaaatgtcgaccatattgaacatccacgttgatggcactatgctaccgactgtcctacaccccaaaatcttcggtgtgacgtttgatcaggatctacattttggtgtgtacgcaattgttccaagaattcagagccgtaataaaatcctcaaatcccttgctggcagtacctggggggaaagataaagaaacgctcttgaccacatacaaagcaattagccagccgatttcgtgctacgcgtcacccatttggtcgccaagcctaaaaaccacccactggaagaaactacaggcctgccaaaatactgctctcagagtcgccacgggctgtcttcttatgtccccagaacaccatctgcataatgaggcgagaatactccccatcagggagagaaatgagatgctgaccaaacagtttctgttgaatacccagaaacctgggcatcccaacagacatctgattgacgaaccagcaccgcctaggggcctaaggagtcatctccgtaagcattttgaggaaatacggcacctgagaacccagccgtatgaagcgaaaaaacacaagcaggtccttggtgaactccatagacaggcgtcggacctttatggcgggaattgcccggtgaatccagtacttgaagaaaaatatccagaactcgcggaagaggaacgcatactccccagggaaacgcgtgtcactcttgctcaacttcgttctggataccgtaacaggttaaactcttacctatccagaatcaaccccgacatacaaaatgtatgccccgcttgcaatgtgtccccacatgacaccaaccatctctttaattttaatgtggaaccaacgcctctaacacccctttccttatggtccacccctgttgaaacggcaagtttccttggactcccgttagaggatattgatgacaatttgtgatcggtcgcggctattaggtggggcgagcattgctacaacaacaacaacaacatcagaaaccagaacctatgttatgaaataactccttCCGCTTGGCTAGCTAGAAACTTTCTAGCTTTCTGCGATTTGCTGCTTGTAGATGTGATAACTTTGTCACTCCTAACAGCTGCAGGCGTAGCCTATCGAACGTACGGCTGTAAGACCGGCACATGATCTTCAACACATAACAGACCCGCGCTTGGTTCTAAAAAACCCTAAGCAAAGCTCATTGCTACCACGAATTTATAGAAAATCAGCTTTTGCCGCGGGCTATGAATGATGTGTCATTCGTGTTTTGATTAGTGTCATCCGATGCTTAAGTAAAAATTGAAAAATGCTGGCACTATGCATTCCGCAAAAAACGGGAAAAGTCCATAAAGTCGAAATCAGTTGTTCTCACTGAATGCGTGTTTGAATGTTTGGTTCGCAGCGAACAATCACACAAAGTActatttttaaaattgcattTTTACGAAAACAAAGTGGTTTACTTTGTAAAAGATCGAACTTTGTTTCATGCAGAACGAAACTTTGAAATATGTAAGTTTCAttgcgaataaaaaaaaatttcaatcgaATGACTCGTTTTTGAtgtatagctgtgtaaacaacaGTTTTACTATTTTTCACTACAACTTGCAATTGCCCCGCTCCTTTTTACCCCTTTGTTTATAGCATGCATCAGTAGCAATCGCCAAAAGGGGTCTATAAATAACAAAATACGCCGAATGGTTGTGTTCTATCGCTTGATAGTGCTTAACGAGAAACCCCTTCATTTGTATAGATGGTTTTGACCTCTTTAATGAAGTGGGATATCCTCTTCCTCAACAGCCACGTTGAGTTTCAATAGAAACACTTCCGCGATTCGTCTTCATTCATTCACAAAGCCTTTTTTCGAAAAAGTGATTTTTGCTAACCTGAAGTATTTCCGCTGTTAGGGCTGACTACTAAATAATCTCAGCTCTTAACAGTTTAAAATTTGTAGATGGCAATAGTGACATGGTTGCCGAAACGCAATTGCACTGTACTTTGTCGTGTACTGGTTCACCTTCGTATCAATTTATTGCCTCTCTTTCAATCTTCGGAAGAGAGATCCACTACCAACGAATATTTATTCAAAGGAGATGGCACTCGATACGTTGggaaattactcgatgtttttcAAAGAAGTCGTgccgtatttgtgtttattttaatgatggaattaaattaattaattaaggctgtgtgcgagtttgcctaaattgctacctacataaatacacaaaaaacctaaatcactggaaactatcggtaaggcagtgcaaaagaaaaaatttagaatttttttgagcatacttttcaacctaaattgaaatgtcaaacttgaacaaaaaaatagaaattgatttttatttatttttgtcgaTATGCGCTTATGCCAGTACCATGACATGCACCGTATTGTTCAGTGGACGCTGGATGGTACTTTAGTTGGTGTAGCGACTGGGCTTCCAATATAGTATGGTGCTGTTGGTGGAGTCTCCAAATGGTTTCTGGTGGATGCTGGATTTAGAAGACTGCAAAATGAGGATCAAACGCGCATCACAATCTTCTCACAATGGCCAGCCATATGGACCTAAAGTGTTAGTGAGATATACCACATGCCGAGTGTAAGCAATATCGTGATGGACGTCCCTCTCCACCAGCTGCTAAAAATGTGGCCAACTTCCCCGGAACCGCTGAACTTTCTTGATTTCTATCTAGAGGTTATTTACTTGTTATATACTTGTCATGGGTCGTAGCGCTCCCTACTCTGTGCATGCATATATATTGCAAACGGGAAAGATGTAAAATTTTCTTATCATTTTCCTAGCATAAATTGACAACCTAAATTATTCTTTAACTCGCACAGTTCTGACAGCTTTttacctaaattattgcagtgctggaaagttccagtggaatattagtttaggtatctaaaatttaggcgaactcgcacccagcctaattctctttccaaaaatcaaatttaagaaaagaagaaaaaaaaaatccgttaggtggcgaaGGGATCGAAATATtgagataagaatttggaaatttggtgttttgagatcgatgtACAAttaattgactaataatatctcctttcctaccaactttccaatccaagtagtATGCGCTCCActattatatttttacttctcttaaatatttttgcaatttctgcgtcaaaatttaaaaatcaaagtttagcaagaatatgtctatataaggaaacatttttcactgatttttgtccatttatgtatataaagaaagtgcttaaaatttttaaattttatttatttttttaaatttcaaataattttttattaacaatCCTTTGAATTTTTATCGCCCCCGCTTAGCTACAATTTCGATGATCCCGGCACTGATTTCGATATACTCAAAGAACCACATCCGATAATGACCTTCACCGTGAACTCCGCCGATCGTTTGGCGTTGCTCAACATTTCCAGCCAAGGACTGCATCTATGGGATTTGGAAGACAAGTGCCTGGTGCGACGGTTTCAAGGTATCCGTCAAAGTAAATTTGCCATACACTCATGTTTCGGTGGTGTGAATGAAAGTTTTGTCGCGTCTGGTAGCGAAGATAAACTCGTTGTTATATGGCATATACGACGTGAAGAGCCATTAGGTAAACTAGCTGGTCATACGAAAACTGTTAATTGTGTTTCATGGAATCCCGTGTATCCGTCCCTATTGGCATCAGCCAGTGACGATGCCACCGTACGTATTTGGGGTCCAAAATCGCACAGTGCCAATGCTACGCCAGAAAGTGATGATTGTTCGTCATGTTCATCGTCATCCTCATGGAATATGACATCGTAATTTAGCAACAGAGCACTAACACaaatacacacatatgcatatatacagaCATATACGACGCAATATAAGAGTGACACCCGCAGTTCAATTGATGATGCAATGAATGAAAAGAGCAAGCAGCCTAGCATAACGCCGTTGTTGAGAAGAAGCCATAGCCGTCAAGTAAATTAATTAACAACAAAACAATAGCAATATTACAATAACAaagaaccaacaacaacaataaataaaactttttaataaaagtacataaataaaaatagcgAAAATAGTATGAAGTGGCAAGCAAAGGATAATtcatgtttatacatacataggcaaaacaaaaaaacaaaaatggtatTGAACTTTAGTAGACAAACAGAAAAGAAACAAACAGAAATAGAATTAGTACTAATTAAGATAGGATAAAGAGCGGTTTATTTACAGTATGTATTTAGAGAAGCGTTAAGGTGCATTGTGCAAGATTTTACAATATGTCAttgtaaaaaaaacaaattttgaatacgCAAATTGAGTAGAGCATTGACGCGTTTTGAAGTTCTATTAGAAAAGGAAATGAAACGAAAAACCCGCTAGCCGTACTGGGTAATGTTTCTTTATACCTTTAGATTGTAAGCGAAACATCATAAAAAACAAGCAAGCCGAAAATCGAACTTATTTCAAGTAACTGAAGGCCGCTTTGGAAAAACTTGTAAAGCATTTCTCTCAAAATTAAATGTGTCGGCGTTGGTCAGAGTAGGGGCAAAACcccagaaaattaaaaaaaaaaaaaaaaaaaacaaaaagtggttttgctttttttattttaagcaaCCACCTAAAAAACTAATGTAATCttgaatttcgaaaaaataaaaaaaatttcggaaATAATAATGTTAATACCGAATGAATGCCATGTATTAACTATTGAAATCGTTTTTGAgaactgtttttttttctatattaatttttgaaaaatagatttcttatttaaaacttttttaaaagatTGCAAAAATGCCACAAATTTCACATAACTTATTTACTTTTTAGTGAATTATTTTTTAACTTCGACTGTGGTGTGGAATATCAACCCATCTCGTCCTATTGAAGCAAACTTTTGAAAGACATGATAGTGTCGCACCTCTGAATTTGTTTTAAAGCGTCCTGTTAGcataaatgcaaaacagttttgAAGGCGTTATTTAAACAAATTCAGAAATAACACACCTTTGAAAAAATTCTCAGTTAGGGATTTCTACGAACAATAAAAACCGAGATGAATTGGCAGACGAGATAGGCTGATGTTGCACCCAAACGTCGATTTCAAGTATCGAGATTTTATTTTAGTAACTGGtaatttctttttgaaattttttttatataaagaatGGTTGTTTTTTTTACATCAAAGCAGTCCAAGAGCTTCAAAGCCTAAATTCCCAAAAAACAACGGAAAATTCTATCGACTTCAAAGTTGCACATTTGCAATTCTAAAATAGATTGAAGTCAAAATTGCATGttttaaagttttgaaaaaactgatattttgttcaatttgtttttggaattttcgatgcatttttcaatatttatttcacgattggtttttaatttgctttccagGTTTAAAAAATCTTTGGTTGTTTTCGTATTTCAAACCCTCAATTTTCAACTTTGTTCAATACTCATTTACACATTTATGTTCCAATTTCGATTAAAAAGCTTTAAAAATGGAACTTCATAGTTTTCCGATACGTTTTTCAACATTTCAAAATTCGATTTCGAAACTAAAAGGATCTTTAGCTTcggccaaggcgaattcagtacaaggCGGTAATattccatcagctgattgcttcttcttgataattacCAAGAAACACCTgaatcaaggcgaatctatacctagtggtggcaaagcgaattcaaccaattcgccgtacaaaagaatgtcaagtcaaaagaaaatttgaattgatttcgattaactgacatattaaagtacaaggcgctgtatggaaaatactcaagaagaagcaatcagctgttgggataacagcacctggtactgaattcgccttgaccttgatattaaaaaaaaagatgtcGGTTAATCGTAATCAATgctaattttcttttgacttgacattattCTGCACGGCGAACTGCGTTGAATTCGCtctgccatcaccttgtatagatatGCCTTGGCCTCAGCTcagtacaatttatttatattttttcgaattttcgactagAAAATcctttttttacagttttttggACATTTGACTTTCTAGTTCCAACAATACATAATACAAGAATACAAGGTAATTCCAATTTGACATATTTGACATGAACTGTTTTAGTTGTCAAGCTCTGAAATCATTACCACCTCAACAAATTTGTATACTCCTTTAAGGAGAGTTGTGCTTCTAAAACTTTGGACTGCTAAGTGGGTAAACCACTCTGCAAATAATTGCTAAGAACTTTGTTTCCTACAACATTTTGGGCATTGCGACTAAGTCTTCTTTTTGCTCTGGGTACCCCCCCTCTTACCCTATTAGGAGAACGTATATATGCGGAGTACCTTTCCATCCGGTGTCGATATATTACGGTTTTGATTATGCAACAGGTGCGGGTCGTCCTGAGACTTCACCTCACATGCGATTCCTTCCTATCCTGCCTTTAGAAGCTTGGAAAACTTTCTTTATATATTTCAAGTGGTTAATATTGTTCAGCCTTATAAACTTAATTCCATTGTACCTGATTAACTGAGTAGGTGTAGGAGTTTCTTGGTTCGTTCCGCATGATTCTGACCATGACATTAAGCAGCTTCCTTTCTTCATATCTCCAAGTTTCGTTAGACATCTGCCACCCATAGTTGGATCTGGTTCGTCGTTTCATTCATCTTCCTATGGAAAGTCGGAGTCGCAGCATTTTTCTCCTTTTAGAATCTTAGAGTAAAATCGAAGTATCTGAGTTAGCTTATCAATTAGTTGCTGCTAGAAAGCTACTCCGCAAGGCGGCCAGTAAGAAGAAGGCACTTTTCAAATACAACGCCCAAGCCACTCAGCTACATAGTGGGGCTAGGCCTGTCATTGCAATGGCTTAAGACCCAATGGTGAAAAAAAAACTGATGCAGTAGATGTATGCCTTTGGACCGGTGTTCGGTTCAATACGTGCCCGGAAAAACTTGTTAAAcctcaaaaatatacaaaaaagtgGACTCGTGCTTCACACAACCGCTGCATATTTCACACGTCTTTGCTACATATTAATATGGAAAAAAGGCAAgaaaaattgcataaaaaataTCACTTTGGGCCATTTATTTTTTGAGGATATGGCGGGTTGTTTATAGAGTATAAAACATAGTTTATGACAAATGGCGGCAAAGAGAAGTAGTGGAACTACGCatgggacggaaaataataatttttttttcggagtcgaaaaagtcttcgtcaaaaaattgtcctaggtgaaaatgtgtgagttcccaggtatccctatagaaatatcatgtcgaatcatgcatcctttttatttttcgaactttttccataaaagtcgacatataaaagtaaaatctgtatttttattttttgagtccgatagaactagttaaactcggacttttaaaaataaaagtccggaaataaaaattaaatccgggcttttattttttaaggccaaaataaaaggccggcttgataacaaagaaacggcttatccgaattagaaaaatttgtttatttcgtataagccgtttctttgttatcaagccggacttttgttttggccttaaaaaataaaagtccggatttaacttttattaccggacttttatttttcaaagtccgagtttaactagttctatcggactcaaaaaataaaaatccgaaaataatttttatcttgatccaaatatattaaaagtccaaaattaatagttttgcaaaaaggaataacagtttccgcccctgctTACAAGGTATAACCGTTCTCTCTTATGGTCGGCCAtgatttttttgaaagtttttgtgcaataaaaaatttaaaaatcaatctgaaaacaaaagaaaatcaaaaaataagcaaattcaaatttgtttttgtttgataaaaaagtaaatatttatGCGTGCAGTTgagaaattttcaattttttcattGCGGGAAAACGTCAATATTGTGAGAAACGGTTATACCTTGTAGGTGCTTTTATCATGgaacttctttaattttttttaagactCATtcactattttaaaatttttttcattattaataACATTTTGAAACATATTTTCCAATACTGATAttatttttaatgaaatattgATATAAAAAAGTTGTTTTAGCTCTGTCGATTATCGAGACATTTGATTGTGAGGAAAATTTCTTTCGAAAATGTCCACTGCGCGCagctaagaaaataaaaaatgtatgtaaaatttatatcgactgctgagtggaataacaCCCTATCTTGGCTACCGTTTCCAAAAACGCCTATCTCAGGAAACGTTTGAATAACTCCatatctcagaattcggttgaagaacgccctatctcagattttgtttcaaaaacgccctatctgagctcaaactcaatacattttgacattagctggggtttttatgaaaataattctGAAATAAAGCGTTCTTCAACAGAATTGCGGCAGTCGAGatggggtgatattccactcagtagtcgataTGCAATAGCTACAATAAtagtaacaaaaaaatatactacaaatacaacaatacatataaaaaacaaaaaataaacgaaatataTAAATTGCAAACAAAACTAAGCGTattaaaacttacaaaaaaaatttaaatcagaaATTTGATTTAGAGCGTAAATAGAACGTTTATACCTACATATAaacttgcatacatatatacacatacattagGTAAGAGCGTTAATAATAATACTAGTTAT
The Eurosta solidaginis isolate ZX-2024a chromosome 5, ASM4086904v1, whole genome shotgun sequence DNA segment above includes these coding regions:
- the LOC137253491 gene encoding WD repeat-containing protein 26 homolog; the protein is MQNSTLNTATTSNASSSGTGSGSGTVSASASSLATSSSANSAADGSGGGGDSGSTSRPVGDSSSLNNAGVGSPVNSTSNGHDTKHNGFTNNEVGGTTDAQIDNDQSIVPAANHNFHLDKANQEIIRLIGQYLQDIGLNKSVKTLMTESGCYLEHPAASKFREHVLSGEWAKADSDLKELEPLIDNGKPSIIVEMKFLLLEQKYLEFLDDGCPLDALHVLRNELTPLQHNTSRVHQLSSYMMCSNNHDLYQRAKWEGKGILSRAVVMDRLQAFMPPSVMMPPRRLRHLLQQAVELQSTRCDFHDMAFKTNLQNVSLLSDHTCDTDGFPMQTIQVLTDHCDEVWYCKFSPDGLKLATGSKDSTVIIWDVDPYKFTLKHRTILEAQSNISVAFVSWSPDSKLLLVGGPDDTPEIGIWNVDDGKLVLKMSQSVDDSLSCGAFNRDGTRFVCGGQKGQFYLCDLSGTILNTWEGVRINSVAYRADNKTIIASDNHYRIRGYNFDDPGTDFDILKEPHPIMTFTVNSADRLALLNISSQGLHLWDLEDKCLVRRFQGIRQSKFAIHSCFGGVNESFVASGSEDKLVVIWHIRREEPLGKLAGHTKTVNCVSWNPVYPSLLASASDDATVRIWGPKSHSANATPESDDCSSCSSSSSWNMTS